CGGTGATGAGGCGACGCTCAAGCGGGTCACGTACGAGGTCGGTGAATGTTCCGGCCTCGCCCTGCACGACGCGCTCGTGCACGAGCGGCACGACGGCATCGAGCTGCAGGATCGCGGCTTCCGCGTCCATCGTCGCCTGCTGACGCTCTTCGCCCGCGGGGATCTGCAGGCTCGCCTTGATGAGGGCATCGACGTCAGCGTTGCAGAGCTGGGCGACGTTGTATCCGCCGTCGCAGGTGAAATCCTGCGCGAGGAACGAGAGCGGATCGCCCGTGTCAAGCATCGTGCCGCGTGAGTAGATCACAGCGTCAAAGCCCGGGTTTAGCATTTCTTCTTCCATGTTGACGTACTCGCGAACGTCCTGCGTCACGACGAAGCCTGCATCTTCGAGCTGCTTTTCGAGCTGCACCGCAATCTCGGGGTTCTCCGCACGATCCGTGTAGGTGGCGAGGGTGATTGCAATGCCGTCGACCTTGGCCGGGGCTACGCCCGATTCGACGTCACCGCGCATCGGCTCTGCCCACGGGATCGCCGGGCCGAGCAGGCCGGTGGACGGGTCCGCCTGGCCCTCGTACACCGTCTCCACGATGGCCTGCGGGTCAATCGCTGCACGAGCTGCTGCCCGCACGGCCGGGTCGGCGAAGGGGCCGGTCGTGTTGTTCATGGTCATGATGGTCGAGCGCGGCATGAAGACCTCATTCACCATCTCGGGGTCAAGGAGGGTGACCTGCGAGACCGGAATGGTCTCGGCAACGTCCGCGGTGCCCGCGCGAAGGGCGCCGGCGCGTGCCGCACCATCGGGGACGAACGAAACGTCAATGCCCGAAGCGAGGGCGACATCGCCCCAGTAGTCCTCGTAGCGGTCGAGGGTCGCGGTCGTCGTGCCCTGCACGTCCACGAGCTCGAAGGGGCCGGTGCCGGTGCCAACGGGGGTCACCGTGCCGTCTTCGAGGTACGCGGCGTCAGAGAAGACCGAGAGCTGTGGGCTGGCGAAGCGGTTGGTGAGCAGCGGGTCAGGCACGTCGGTCGTGACCGTGAGCTCGTAGTCGCCGGTGGCCTCGGTCGTGACCGATATGCCCTTGAGGGCACGCGGCGGGGTCGTCGAGGACGCCGCCTGGTCAAAGGTGTTCTTCGCTGCTGCCGCATCGAATGGGGTTCCGTCGTGGAAGGTGACGTCGTCACGCAGCGTGAAGATCCAGGTCAGCTCATCGACCTGCTCCCATTCGGTGGCGAGCAACGGTTCGATCTCGAGGTTTTCATTTAGCCGAACGAGGGTCTCGCCGGTGCTCCAGCGCGAGAGCTTTGCGACGTCGTCACTGAAGGGGTTCAGGGCCGCCGTGGGTGGCTGCATCATGACGAGCTCGATGCGGTCATTGCCTCCCCCTTCGCCGCCTGCGGCGTTGCTGCCGCCGGCGCATCCGGTCATGACGAGGGTGATGCTTGCGGCGATGGCGATCGTCGTCGCAACTTTGGGACCAAACGTTGTGCGCATGCGTGGGACCTTTCTTGAAGAACTGATGTCTGCTGGATTCCCCGGTGGGGATCAGCGCACTACTTGATGCCGAGCGCCTCGTTGACCTCGTCGAGCGAGGTCACTCGCTGCGCGCCATATTCGGGAATGTCGATGTCGTACCCACGGTCCAGGTAGACCTTGTTGTGGAAGCCCAGCAGTTCCATGGGGACGTGGTCATACAGGTGGTGTGAGGAAATGTGGAGGAAGTCTTCGGGCTGCGCGTCCAGTTCTGCGAGCATGTGTTCGAATGCCTGGAAACGAGGCTTGTAGGCCCCGGTCTGCTCGGCAGTGATGACTGCGTGGAAGGGTGCGCCGAGGCGGGGGATGAAGGCGTTCAGGTGGCGGTCATCGGCGTTCGAGAGACCCACCAGCGGGAAGTGATCCGCCATCTTGGCGAGGGGCTCGAGTACGTCCGGGTGTGCGCCCCAGCTCAGCACGTCCTGCTGCACGGTGGCCACTTGCTCGTCAGTGATCTCCAGGCCAAAGCGCGCGGCGGTCCGGCGAAATGAGCGCTCCAGAATCTGATCGTACGGACGATATTCCATGATCTCGTCGTAGCGGTCGAGGCTGAACTTACTGAAGAACGCCTCCAGCTGCTCGCCGTCCAGGCGGTCAGCAATCATGGGCTCAACCGTCTTGCGCATCTCGAAGTAGATGAGCGTGCCGATGATGTCGAACGAGATGTACTTGGGGCGAGGAATTTCCAGGGACACTGAGATGCCTTTCGTGGGGGTGCTAGCGAGAGTGTTTGGGAGTCGGTGCCGGCTCGACCTGAATCGGCGCCGTAGCGAGGACCGGAAGCGTGCTGCCCCCGGGGGTGAAGCCATTGCCCGCCGCGTCGATGCCCGCACCAAACTTGTTGCGGCCTCTGCGGAAGTCGAAACTCAGGCTCGAGAGGGAAACGGCGAAGATCGAAAGGAGCATGAGCGCGCCGGCCGGCACCAACACCACGAGGGGCGCTCGCTCGACGTAGGGCATGCCCTCGGCGAGCACCAGGCCCCAGTCGGACTGCGGCGGCTGCGGGCCCAGGCCCAAAAAGCCGAGGGCGGCCAACGCGAGCGCGATTCCAGGAAGGCGCAGACACGCGTGACGAAACACTGGGCCGATGACGCTCGGAAGTACGTAGCGGAGCATCATCCGCGTCTTTCCGACTCCGAGCACCGGCGCGATCTTGACGTGCGGTTGGGCTTTCACCTCTGACACGAGTGCGGCAGTGTGGGCCGCCAGCGGTGCCCAACTGACGGCGGCGACTGCAATGGCCGCGCCGAAGGACGACGGACCGAGCACCGCGGCAACGATCAGGCCAGCGATGATGGGCGGCGCCGCGTTCGTGATCTCGATCGGTCCGGCGCCAGCGTTGGGGAACATGCCTACGATGAGTCCCAGCACGAGACAGATGCCTGCGACGAGAACCCCAACACCCATGGTGGAGAGTGCGCCGTGCGAGATGCGGGCGAGAACATCGCGTCCACTGGCATCAGCGCCCAGCGGAAGCTCCCAACTCGGCGGCTGTAGACGGGTGTAATCGAGCGCGTAGGGGTCGCGAGGCAGGCCGGCGACCACGATGACGATGAGCAGCACGAGCATGACCGCGGGCAACACGAGCGCCCACTTCGAACTCGGGGTCTTGGGCACAGCCGCGGGCAGCGAGTTCGAGCGCAGTGCGGGGCCGAGCAGCACGCGCCGGAGCAGCGTAGCGCCGAGGCCCAGTAGCACGGCGAGCAGCATGAGGAGGATCACACCGGCTTGCAGCATCGGCAGGTCCTGCGACTGCACGGCCGCCAGGGTTGCCCGGCCTATGCCTGGAATTGCATATACCTGCTCGATCACCACGGCACCAGCCGTAATGCCGACG
This genomic stretch from Leucobacter sp. CX169 harbors:
- a CDS encoding ABC transporter substrate-binding protein, translating into MRTTFGPKVATTIAIAASITLVMTGCAGGSNAAGGEGGGNDRIELVMMQPPTAALNPFSDDVAKLSRWSTGETLVRLNENLEIEPLLATEWEQVDELTWIFTLRDDVTFHDGTPFDAAAAKNTFDQAASSTTPPRALKGISVTTEATGDYELTVTTDVPDPLLTNRFASPQLSVFSDAAYLEDGTVTPVGTGTGPFELVDVQGTTTATLDRYEDYWGDVALASGIDVSFVPDGAARAGALRAGTADVAETIPVSQVTLLDPEMVNEVFMPRSTIMTMNNTTGPFADPAVRAAARAAIDPQAIVETVYEGQADPSTGLLGPAIPWAEPMRGDVESGVAPAKVDGIAITLATYTDRAENPEIAVQLEKQLEDAGFVVTQDVREYVNMEEEMLNPGFDAVIYSRGTMLDTGDPLSFLAQDFTCDGGYNVAQLCNADVDALIKASLQIPAGEERQQATMDAEAAILQLDAVVPLVHERVVQGEAGTFTDLVRDPLERRLITEYTTRVK
- a CDS encoding HAD-IA family hydrolase, whose amino-acid sequence is MSLEIPRPKYISFDIIGTLIYFEMRKTVEPMIADRLDGEQLEAFFSKFSLDRYDEIMEYRPYDQILERSFRRTAARFGLEITDEQVATVQQDVLSWGAHPDVLEPLAKMADHFPLVGLSNADDRHLNAFIPRLGAPFHAVITAEQTGAYKPRFQAFEHMLAELDAQPEDFLHISSHHLYDHVPMELLGFHNKVYLDRGYDIDIPEYGAQRVTSLDEVNEALGIK
- a CDS encoding ABC transporter permease subunit, which translates into the protein MSVSTQAVPALRNAQRRNALSGSSRAAIISTLSRIITIFAVIFMLGILPLLSGRDIAASVYRSRYSEGAIDPEALEAIRLELGLNGGPVGAFFSWFGNAVQGDFGVSWTTRQPVMPEMISALGVSLTLMLASLVVAVVLGALLTIPTFVRGLAGRSDRTGGGIAAAFTALPEFLLASVLLVVFAVWLGWFPPFGWRGISYVVLPALSMGLPTGGFLGRLLSDALANTFSERWVATWQVAGFSKTRIIFAVIRRTLPAVTAPMSLILVGITAGAVVIEQVYAIPGIGRATLAAVQSQDLPMLQAGVILLMLLAVLLGLGATLLRRVLLGPALRSNSLPAAVPKTPSSKWALVLPAVMLVLLIVIVVAGLPRDPYALDYTRLQPPSWELPLGADASGRDVLARISHGALSTMGVGVLVAGICLVLGLIVGMFPNAGAGPIEITNAAPPIIAGLIVAAVLGPSSFGAAIAVAAVSWAPLAAHTAALVSEVKAQPHVKIAPVLGVGKTRMMLRYVLPSVIGPVFRHACLRLPGIALALAALGFLGLGPQPPQSDWGLVLAEGMPYVERAPLVVLVPAGALMLLSIFAVSLSSLSFDFRRGRNKFGAGIDAAGNGFTPGGSTLPVLATAPIQVEPAPTPKHSR